The following are encoded in a window of Streptomyces sp. 11x1 genomic DNA:
- a CDS encoding substrate-binding domain-containing protein, translating to MHHNRKACSGTLRARRTAAALLTAAATAVLGGCERGSSGDPESSATGTSGCPAVQARAEAAVERAERDDVPWNGPTTGPRAVTGRTLVYVAQTMTNPGVAGAAAGVREAAGVVGWDLRVIDGGGTPAGIQAAMSEAVALRPSGIVIGGFDPNSTSQQITRAEQAGIPLIGWHAVAAPGPSERPALFTNITTQVEDVARISARWVISTSNGDAGAVIFTDASIPFAKNKSELIRKELATCSGVDLLAYVNIPIPDASSRTPREVSSLLSRFQDRWTHSVAINDLYFADAAPAFRAAGKDGSGPPFNIGAGDGDPSAFQRVDSDQYQAATVPEPLTLQGWQIVDEFNRAFSGSPASGYVAPVHISTADNSDGATSWNPSGYREGYRKIWGR from the coding sequence GTGCACCACAACCGCAAGGCCTGCTCCGGTACCCTCCGGGCCCGTCGTACGGCGGCCGCCCTGCTGACCGCGGCGGCCACCGCCGTGCTCGGCGGCTGCGAACGCGGATCGTCCGGCGACCCGGAGTCCTCCGCCACCGGCACGAGCGGCTGCCCCGCGGTGCAGGCGAGGGCCGAGGCCGCCGTCGAACGGGCGGAGCGCGACGACGTCCCCTGGAACGGCCCGACCACCGGGCCCAGGGCCGTGACCGGCAGAACCCTCGTCTACGTCGCCCAGACCATGACCAACCCGGGAGTCGCGGGCGCCGCCGCGGGCGTACGGGAGGCCGCGGGGGTCGTCGGCTGGGACCTGCGGGTGATCGACGGCGGAGGCACGCCCGCCGGCATCCAGGCCGCGATGAGCGAGGCCGTGGCGCTCCGCCCCTCCGGCATCGTCATCGGCGGCTTCGACCCCAACTCGACCTCGCAGCAGATCACGCGGGCCGAGCAGGCCGGCATCCCGCTCATCGGCTGGCACGCGGTCGCCGCCCCGGGCCCCAGCGAACGCCCCGCTCTCTTCACCAACATCACCACCCAGGTCGAGGACGTCGCGCGGATCAGCGCCCGCTGGGTCATCTCGACCTCGAACGGCGACGCGGGGGCCGTGATCTTCACCGACGCCTCCATCCCCTTCGCCAAGAACAAGTCGGAGCTGATCAGGAAGGAACTGGCCACCTGCTCGGGCGTGGACCTCCTGGCCTACGTGAACATCCCGATCCCCGACGCCAGCAGCCGCACGCCCCGCGAGGTCTCCTCGCTGCTCTCCCGGTTCCAGGACCGCTGGACCCACTCGGTCGCCATCAACGACCTGTACTTCGCCGACGCGGCCCCTGCCTTCCGCGCGGCCGGCAAGGACGGCTCGGGCCCGCCGTTCAACATCGGTGCCGGGGACGGCGACCCCTCCGCCTTCCAGCGTGTCGACAGCGACCAGTACCAGGCGGCCACCGTCCCCGAACCGCTCACCCTGCAGGGCTGGCAGATCGTCGACGAGTTCAACCGCGCCTTCTCCGGCAGCCCCGCCAGCGGCTATGTGGCGCCCGTCCACATCAGCACGGCCGACAACAGTGACGGCGCCACGAGCTGGAACCCGTCGGGCTACCGGGAGGGGTACCGCAAGATCTGGGGCAGGTGA
- a CDS encoding FAD-binding protein, translating to MTERPSGSVGRRQFLARFGAGTLALVAGFDLLTRQWVTEAAAADGTSFAAAPSLDGTLVFDAESLAANAHDQGNIVFRTPCAVLRPGSVRDIRKMVGFCADHGIPVAPAGAHHAMFGQPLVSGGLVVEMRSLDTIHSIGPDGADVDAGVLWKDLIEAAYEEGLTPASITSYTKTTIGGTLSMGGIGMMSSYRVGAQVDHTRRLQVVTGDGRSRWCTDTQNSDLFEAALAGLGQCGVITRATVGLVPAKRLARTYRIGYPDIPTFFQDIRVLANRGEFDSLGSIPQPGTAQPLVLWATVFHNPGDTPDASHLLRGLSPAAALAAFEDYTYLEYISLVTDMYDAFAANLDWDAKVKPWSDLFLPDDAVEEYVASVFPSLTAEDLGPTGFGLVFPMLRASYGRPLLRLPDDTGGPWVWLVSVLTDAARSGPDPDFASRMTDRNYRFYQDAAAVGGVRYPHGACAFTAADWRAHYGADWERFASWKTRFDPRGVLTPGPGVF from the coding sequence ATGACAGAAAGACCTAGCGGTTCCGTCGGCAGACGGCAGTTCCTGGCCAGGTTCGGAGCCGGAACCCTGGCACTCGTGGCCGGTTTTGATCTGCTCACCCGGCAGTGGGTGACCGAGGCCGCGGCAGCGGACGGCACGTCCTTCGCCGCCGCCCCGTCCCTCGACGGGACGCTCGTCTTCGACGCGGAGTCGCTCGCGGCGAACGCGCACGACCAGGGCAACATCGTGTTCCGGACACCGTGCGCGGTGCTGCGGCCCGGATCGGTGCGCGACATCAGGAAGATGGTCGGTTTCTGTGCCGATCACGGCATCCCGGTCGCCCCGGCCGGTGCCCACCACGCGATGTTCGGCCAACCCCTCGTGAGCGGGGGCCTGGTCGTCGAGATGCGGTCACTGGACACGATCCACTCGATCGGCCCGGACGGCGCCGACGTCGACGCCGGTGTGCTGTGGAAGGACCTGATCGAGGCCGCGTACGAGGAGGGCCTCACCCCGGCGTCGATCACCAGCTACACCAAGACGACGATCGGCGGGACCCTGTCCATGGGCGGCATCGGGATGATGTCGTCCTACCGGGTCGGCGCGCAGGTCGATCACACCCGGCGGCTCCAGGTGGTCACGGGCGACGGCCGGTCGAGGTGGTGCACCGACACGCAGAACAGCGACCTGTTCGAGGCGGCACTCGCCGGACTCGGACAGTGCGGCGTCATCACCCGGGCCACCGTCGGCCTGGTGCCGGCCAAGCGGCTGGCCCGCACCTACCGGATCGGCTACCCCGACATCCCGACCTTCTTCCAGGACATCCGAGTCCTGGCGAACCGGGGCGAGTTCGACTCGCTCGGCAGCATTCCGCAGCCCGGCACGGCGCAGCCCCTGGTCCTGTGGGCCACCGTCTTCCACAACCCCGGCGACACCCCCGACGCGTCCCACCTCCTGCGCGGGCTCAGCCCCGCCGCGGCCTTGGCCGCCTTCGAGGACTACACCTATCTCGAGTACATATCCCTGGTCACCGACATGTACGACGCGTTCGCGGCGAACCTGGACTGGGACGCGAAGGTCAAGCCCTGGTCGGACCTCTTCCTGCCGGACGACGCCGTCGAGGAGTACGTCGCGTCGGTGTTCCCGTCGCTGACCGCCGAGGACCTCGGCCCGACCGGCTTCGGCCTCGTCTTCCCGATGCTGCGCGCGAGCTACGGCCGACCGCTGCTGCGGCTGCCCGACGACACCGGCGGCCCCTGGGTCTGGCTGGTCAGCGTGCTCACCGACGCCGCCCGGTCCGGCCCCGACCCCGACTTCGCCTCCCGGATGACGGACCGCAACTACCGCTTCTACCAGGATGCGGCGGCCGTCGGCGGAGTGCGCTACCCGCACGGCGCGTGCGCGTTCACGGCGGCCGACTGGCGGGCGCACTACGGCGCGGACTGGGAGCGGTTCGCGTCGTGGAAGACCCGCTTCGACCCGCGGGGCGTGCTGACTCCCGGCCCGGGCGTCTTCTGA
- a CDS encoding SpoIIE family protein phosphatase codes for MREPHIDYAEVFRALPGMVALLTPDLVYADANDDFLRLAGRSREQLLGRYIFDVFPENPNEPAAAGMRETEASMLRTVATGERDTMALLRYDIEDPQRPGLWQEHYWSPVNAPVLGSDGKVVLIVHRVEEVTELIRARGGAGGDVRGGSLGPGEDGRARVLEAELYTRARELQEVNERLRTAHAHEREVALALQAAMLPPPGPTGSHDAAVRYRPAIGALNVCGDWYDLVGLDGEGLAVAVGDVVGHGLAAACAMGQLRSALSGATRVADGPAQALEALDRYARSVDGAESTTVVTTFIDWTDHTITYSCAGHPPPALVRPDGTVTFLDGATDPPLAARPVQVPRPQARMSFVEGSTLVLYTDGLIERRTESIDSGLERLAASLAHHREKDPETLADALLADLLPSAGTTDDTALIVLRL; via the coding sequence ATGAGGGAACCGCATATCGACTATGCGGAGGTCTTCCGGGCCCTGCCCGGCATGGTGGCGCTGCTCACGCCCGATCTGGTGTACGCCGACGCCAACGACGACTTCCTTCGGCTGGCCGGCCGCAGCCGCGAGCAGCTGCTCGGGCGCTACATCTTCGACGTCTTCCCCGAGAACCCGAACGAACCGGCCGCCGCCGGCATGCGGGAGACGGAGGCGTCGATGCTGCGCACCGTGGCCACCGGGGAGCGCGACACGATGGCGCTGCTCCGTTACGACATCGAGGACCCGCAGCGGCCCGGCCTCTGGCAGGAGCACTACTGGAGCCCCGTCAACGCCCCTGTCCTGGGCTCCGACGGCAAGGTGGTCCTGATCGTGCACCGCGTGGAGGAGGTCACCGAACTCATCCGCGCCCGGGGCGGCGCCGGCGGTGACGTTCGGGGCGGTTCCCTCGGTCCGGGCGAGGACGGCCGGGCCCGGGTGCTGGAGGCCGAGCTCTACACCCGCGCCCGCGAACTGCAGGAGGTCAACGAACGTCTGCGCACGGCGCACGCCCATGAGCGCGAGGTGGCGCTGGCGCTGCAGGCGGCGATGCTGCCCCCGCCCGGCCCCACCGGGTCGCACGACGCCGCCGTGCGCTACCGGCCCGCCATCGGCGCGCTGAACGTGTGTGGCGACTGGTACGACCTGGTCGGGCTGGACGGCGAGGGTCTCGCGGTGGCCGTCGGTGACGTCGTCGGCCACGGTCTGGCCGCCGCCTGTGCCATGGGGCAGTTGCGCAGCGCCCTGAGCGGGGCCACGCGTGTCGCGGACGGTCCGGCCCAGGCCCTGGAGGCCCTCGACCGTTACGCCCGCTCCGTCGACGGCGCCGAGTCGACCACCGTCGTGACGACCTTCATCGACTGGACCGACCACACCATCACCTACAGCTGCGCGGGCCATCCGCCGCCCGCGCTGGTGCGTCCCGACGGCACCGTCACCTTCCTCGACGGCGCCACCGACCCGCCGCTCGCCGCCCGCCCCGTCCAGGTCCCGCGGCCCCAGGCCCGCATGTCCTTCGTCGAGGGCTCCACCCTGGTGCTGTACACGGACGGACTGATCGAGCGCCGTACGGAGAGCATCGACAGCGGTCTGGAACGCCTCGCGGCCTCCCTGGCCCACCACCGCGAGAAGGACCCGGAGACGCTGGCCGACGCCCTGCTGGCGGATCTGCTGCCGTCGGCCGGCACCACCGATGACACCGCGCTGATCGTCCTGCGGCTGTGA
- a CDS encoding ATP-binding protein, with the protein MTQYIQNPALWALIVVTLAAVALIIRQRRAARALRQEIAGLRNHYGELESQYSDSVRAAQQEAEGETRTALKSAMRTLQGLAAEQQRIISGLQRKYGDSVMLQDLLEIDHMNAQFGRRAQSIAVLCEGWLGRHRDVASVYDVVRSAQGRIRHFQRAHILSKVDFGVTSRAVEPVALALAELLDNATSYSSPDTVVEINVRSVPKGVCIIVDDAGVGMNEEEKARAEKLLTSERVTGVSGLGNPPQFGFAVIGVLCERFGFTVSVDSTSPYGGVRAVVLLPDELLTAMPEPKQPAVPVDSAPPREVPAPVEVGPSVYDTASESSLPVGTTEDGLPKRRRKRPMALVSNGPSAAPAPRRRSEDTAAIMAAFKQGTDAGRATHPEAGERSSGPHDASSEGHEVQ; encoded by the coding sequence ATGACGCAATACATACAAAATCCGGCGCTCTGGGCACTCATTGTCGTAACCCTTGCCGCCGTCGCCCTGATCATTCGTCAGCGACGGGCGGCGCGAGCATTACGACAGGAGATCGCAGGGCTCAGAAATCACTACGGTGAATTGGAGAGCCAATACTCGGACTCCGTCCGCGCGGCCCAGCAGGAAGCCGAAGGTGAGACGAGGACGGCCCTGAAGTCCGCGATGCGGACCCTGCAGGGTCTCGCCGCGGAGCAGCAGCGCATCATCTCCGGGCTGCAGCGCAAGTACGGCGACTCCGTCATGCTCCAGGACCTCCTGGAGATCGACCACATGAACGCGCAGTTCGGCCGGCGTGCCCAGTCCATCGCCGTGCTGTGCGAGGGCTGGCTCGGCCGCCACCGCGACGTGGCCTCGGTCTACGACGTGGTCCGCAGCGCCCAGGGCAGGATCCGCCACTTCCAGCGGGCCCACATCCTGTCCAAGGTCGACTTCGGCGTCACCAGCCGGGCCGTCGAACCGGTGGCGCTGGCCCTCGCGGAGCTCCTCGACAACGCGACCAGCTACTCCAGCCCGGACACCGTCGTCGAGATCAACGTCCGCTCCGTGCCCAAGGGCGTCTGCATCATCGTGGACGACGCCGGTGTCGGCATGAACGAGGAGGAGAAGGCGAGGGCCGAGAAGCTCCTGACGAGCGAGCGCGTCACGGGTGTCTCGGGGCTCGGTAACCCTCCGCAGTTCGGTTTCGCGGTGATCGGTGTGCTCTGCGAGCGGTTCGGCTTCACGGTGTCGGTGGACTCCACCTCCCCCTACGGAGGTGTGCGGGCGGTCGTGCTGCTGCCCGACGAGCTGCTCACCGCGATGCCGGAGCCCAAGCAGCCCGCGGTGCCGGTGGATTCGGCCCCGCCGCGGGAGGTCCCGGCTCCCGTGGAGGTCGGGCCGTCCGTGTACGACACCGCCTCCGAGTCCTCGCTGCCCGTGGGCACGACCGAGGACGGTCTGCCCAAGCGGCGTCGCAAGCGGCCGATGGCCCTGGTCTCCAACGGCCCGTCCGCCGCCCCGGCTCCGCGGCGCCGCAGCGAGGACACGGCAGCGATCATGGCCGCCTTCAAGCAGGGCACGGACGCCGGTCGCGCCACTCACCCGGAGGCGGGGGAGCGGTCGAGCGGCCCCCATGACGCAAGCAGCGAAGGGCACGAGGTCCAATGA
- a CDS encoding ABC transporter permease, which translates to MTAPPPQPAPRPRRPHSSHRLGARGGPGGHLVGAYGLLGLTVLLVLVFSLTLPRTFPTLDTLDAILSTQSIPAVLALAAMVPIVTGAFDLSIGYGLGLAHVMVLYLVVEADWPWPLACLAVVVGGTVAGVLNGVIVEFGRIDSFIATLGTGSMMYAVTGWITDGGRIVPGPQGLPPAFTDLYTSTFLGLPVPAFYVLALTVALWLVLERLPIGRYLYVVGSNPRAADLVGIPVRTYTVCAFATSGLIVGFAGVLLAAQQQIGNPSVGLDYLLPAFVGALLGSTAIRPGRPNALGTLVAVAVLAVGLTGIAQMGADFWTVPLFHGGTLLLAVGLAGYTARRRLRTGAFTSRTAPAAPPEAPPAPPPDGTSKDGGR; encoded by the coding sequence GTGACCGCCCCGCCGCCCCAGCCCGCACCGCGCCCGCGCCGCCCGCACTCCTCGCACCGGCTCGGCGCCCGAGGCGGCCCCGGCGGGCACCTCGTCGGCGCCTACGGTCTCCTCGGCCTGACCGTCCTGCTCGTCCTGGTCTTCTCCCTGACCCTGCCGCGCACCTTCCCCACCCTGGACACCCTCGACGCGATCCTCTCCACCCAGTCGATCCCGGCCGTCCTCGCGCTCGCCGCCATGGTTCCCATCGTGACCGGCGCGTTCGACCTCTCCATCGGCTACGGCCTCGGACTGGCGCACGTCATGGTGCTGTACCTCGTCGTCGAGGCCGACTGGCCCTGGCCGCTCGCCTGCCTCGCCGTGGTCGTCGGAGGGACGGTCGCGGGCGTCCTCAACGGCGTCATCGTCGAGTTCGGCCGGATCGACTCCTTCATCGCCACCCTCGGCACCGGCAGCATGATGTACGCCGTCACCGGCTGGATCACCGACGGCGGCCGGATCGTCCCGGGCCCCCAGGGCCTGCCGCCCGCCTTCACCGACCTCTACACCTCCACCTTCCTCGGGCTTCCGGTCCCCGCCTTCTACGTGCTGGCGCTCACGGTCGCCCTCTGGCTGGTGCTGGAGCGGCTGCCGATCGGGCGGTACCTGTACGTCGTCGGCTCCAACCCGCGCGCTGCCGACCTCGTCGGCATCCCCGTCCGCACCTACACCGTCTGCGCCTTCGCCACGTCCGGCCTGATCGTCGGCTTCGCGGGGGTGCTCCTCGCGGCCCAGCAGCAGATCGGCAATCCGAGCGTCGGCCTCGACTATCTGCTGCCCGCCTTCGTCGGAGCCCTCCTCGGCTCCACCGCCATCAGACCGGGCCGTCCCAACGCCCTCGGGACCCTCGTGGCCGTCGCCGTCCTCGCCGTCGGCCTCACCGGCATCGCCCAGATGGGCGCCGACTTCTGGACGGTGCCGCTCTTCCACGGCGGCACCCTGCTCCTCGCCGTCGGCCTGGCCGGCTACACCGCCCGCCGCCGACTACGCACCGGCGCCTTCACGTCCCGCACCGCCCCCGCCGCACCACCGGAAGCGCCGCCGGCACCGCCTCCGGACGGCACCTCGAAGGACGGGGGCCGATGA